One window of the Natronomonas marina genome contains the following:
- the menD gene encoding 2-succinyl-5-enolpyruvyl-6-hydroxy-3-cyclohexene-1-carboxylic-acid synthase, which translates to MNVNTLWGRVVADELAAAGVEAAVLAPGSRSTPLTVALAEHGGIETFSHLDERSAAFFALGRAKRTGQPTPLVCTSGTAAANFHPAVVEADNARVPMVLLTADRPPELQDSGANQTVDQEKLYGDAVRQYRKLPEPEAADRKLRSLRTALSRALAAAAGTEPGPVHLDVPLRKPLEPNAGPDAAPEGVPADPVPESFLETNPLAVEGRDGPYVSVTRGRATLSKRDRNRVIEAVEAADSGLLVCGPSDRPAPAGDALVGLAAATGFPVLADPLSGHRFGAVADAAAVCGGYDGYLPAIEETPDVVVRFGASPTSKPLRHYLRETDARQFLVDPAGGWREATFTATDLVVADETRFASALAGALDRERGAYARRVLEAEADYWDLVEGDEPEEGAVVADAVSLAPDPATLFVSNSMPVRDLDRFGRPRAANLTALGNRGASGIDGITSTALGAGSAADDPLVLVTGDLAYFHDANGLLAVERFDLDATVVCINNDGGGIFHLLPIETHESFEEWFRTPHGLDFEPTADLYGLEFARTDDREGFRELYAESVESPGAQVIEVVTDGQRSHDDRRALEERVLDVV; encoded by the coding sequence ATGAACGTCAACACGCTGTGGGGGCGGGTCGTCGCCGACGAACTCGCCGCCGCCGGCGTCGAGGCAGCCGTGCTCGCGCCCGGCAGCCGGTCGACGCCGCTGACGGTCGCGCTGGCCGAGCACGGCGGTATCGAGACGTTCTCGCACCTCGACGAGCGGTCGGCGGCCTTCTTCGCGCTCGGGCGGGCCAAGCGGACGGGCCAACCGACGCCTTTGGTCTGTACCTCCGGGACCGCCGCGGCGAACTTCCACCCCGCCGTCGTCGAGGCGGACAACGCTCGCGTCCCAATGGTGCTCCTGACGGCGGACCGCCCGCCGGAACTGCAGGACAGCGGCGCAAACCAGACCGTCGACCAGGAGAAACTCTACGGCGACGCGGTCCGACAGTACCGCAAACTGCCGGAACCGGAGGCGGCCGACCGGAAACTGCGGTCGCTCCGGACGGCCCTGTCGCGGGCTCTCGCGGCCGCCGCAGGCACGGAACCGGGACCGGTTCACCTCGACGTGCCGCTCCGGAAACCGCTGGAGCCGAACGCCGGACCCGACGCGGCGCCGGAAGGCGTGCCCGCCGACCCGGTCCCCGAATCGTTCCTCGAGACCAACCCGCTCGCCGTCGAGGGCCGCGACGGGCCCTACGTCTCCGTGACGCGGGGCCGGGCGACGCTGTCGAAACGGGACCGAAATCGAGTGATCGAGGCCGTTGAGGCGGCCGATTCGGGTCTCCTCGTCTGCGGTCCCTCGGACCGGCCGGCGCCGGCCGGCGACGCGCTGGTCGGACTGGCGGCGGCGACCGGCTTCCCGGTGCTGGCGGACCCGCTTTCGGGCCACCGATTCGGTGCCGTCGCCGACGCCGCCGCGGTCTGCGGCGGGTACGACGGCTACCTGCCGGCAATCGAGGAGACACCGGACGTCGTCGTCCGGTTCGGCGCCTCGCCCACCTCGAAGCCGCTCCGGCACTACCTCCGGGAGACCGACGCGCGGCAGTTCCTCGTCGACCCGGCGGGCGGGTGGCGGGAGGCGACGTTCACCGCGACGGACCTCGTCGTCGCCGACGAGACGCGGTTCGCGTCCGCACTCGCCGGCGCACTCGACCGCGAGCGCGGTGCCTACGCCCGGCGCGTCCTCGAGGCGGAGGCCGACTACTGGGACCTCGTCGAGGGCGACGAACCCGAGGAGGGGGCGGTCGTCGCCGACGCCGTCTCGCTTGCGCCGGACCCCGCGACGCTCTTCGTCTCGAACTCGATGCCGGTCCGGGACCTCGACCGGTTCGGCCGGCCGCGGGCGGCGAACCTGACCGCCCTCGGCAACCGCGGCGCCTCGGGCATCGACGGTATCACCTCGACGGCGCTGGGCGCGGGGTCGGCGGCCGACGACCCGCTCGTTCTCGTCACCGGCGACCTGGCGTACTTCCACGACGCGAACGGCCTGCTGGCCGTCGAGCGGTTCGACCTCGACGCGACGGTGGTCTGCATCAACAACGACGGCGGCGGCATCTTCCACCTGCTGCCCATCGAAACCCACGAATCCTTCGAGGAGTGGTTCCGGACCCCGCACGGGCTGGACTTCGAGCCGACGGCGGATCTGTACGGCCTGGAGTTCGCCCGGACCGACGACCGCGAGGGGTTCCGGGAGCTGTACGCCGAGTCCGTCGAGAGCCCGGGCGCGCAGGTCATCGAGGTAGTCACCGACGGCCAGCGGAGCCACGACGACCGGCGGGCGCTCGAAGAACGGGTCCTCGATGTGGTGTAG
- a CDS encoding isochorismate synthase, with protein MEPLGSEESVVERPGLVSRAVRVRNPPRPQAVLEAADVPRTFWAAPGEATVVGSGAAATLTADGPDRFDAIRTAAEELFSAGDVHAGALAARPRLFGGFSFHDEHSAEDPWRGYPAAEFVLPRVQMTYDDGAAWLSVNAVDADPEDVEARLETAREALPSPVPAASTGGPPGVRTRERTTSKAEWRRSVTAATDRIAAGELRKVVLAQALEARLEAPLSVPDALARLGDTYPDCFRFLFEPDDGGAGFFGATPEQLVGLRGRTVETGALAGTTGRGDTPEEDEWLAAELLDDDKNVHEHELVADAIREQLAPYASSVRAGQRRIRRLATVQHIETPMSAELADDEHALTLVEALHPTPAVGGLPPDEALATIRDTEPFERGWYAAPVGWFDAAGYGSFAVAIRSAVARGDAATLFAGVGIVADSDPDREWDEVQLKYRPILDELE; from the coding sequence ATGGAACCGTTGGGGAGCGAGGAGTCGGTCGTCGAGCGGCCGGGACTGGTCAGCCGCGCGGTGCGGGTGCGGAATCCGCCGCGCCCCCAGGCCGTACTGGAAGCCGCCGACGTGCCGCGGACCTTCTGGGCGGCACCGGGCGAGGCGACCGTCGTCGGCAGCGGCGCCGCGGCGACGCTGACCGCCGACGGCCCCGACCGCTTCGACGCGATACGGACGGCCGCCGAGGAACTGTTCTCCGCCGGTGACGTCCACGCCGGCGCGCTGGCCGCGCGGCCGCGGCTGTTCGGCGGCTTCTCCTTCCACGACGAACACAGCGCCGAGGACCCCTGGCGGGGGTATCCGGCCGCGGAGTTCGTCCTGCCGCGCGTACAGATGACCTACGACGACGGGGCGGCGTGGCTGTCGGTCAACGCCGTCGACGCCGACCCCGAGGATGTCGAGGCGCGACTGGAGACGGCACGGGAGGCGCTTCCGAGCCCCGTCCCGGCGGCCTCGACCGGCGGGCCGCCCGGCGTCCGCACGCGAGAGCGGACCACCTCGAAGGCGGAGTGGCGGCGCAGCGTCACCGCGGCCACCGACCGCATCGCCGCCGGCGAACTCCGGAAGGTCGTCCTCGCGCAGGCACTGGAGGCTCGCCTCGAGGCGCCGCTGTCGGTCCCGGACGCGCTGGCCCGCCTCGGTGACACCTACCCGGACTGTTTCCGCTTCCTCTTCGAGCCGGACGACGGCGGGGCCGGCTTCTTCGGCGCGACGCCCGAACAGCTGGTCGGGCTCCGCGGCCGCACCGTCGAGACGGGCGCCCTCGCCGGGACGACCGGGCGCGGCGACACCCCGGAGGAAGACGAGTGGCTCGCGGCGGAACTGCTCGACGACGACAAGAACGTCCACGAGCACGAACTCGTCGCCGACGCCATCCGCGAACAGCTGGCACCCTACGCCTCGTCGGTTCGGGCCGGTCAGCGCCGTATCCGCCGGCTGGCGACCGTCCAGCACATCGAGACGCCGATGAGCGCGGAACTGGCCGACGACGAGCACGCCCTGACGCTGGTGGAGGCGCTGCACCCGACGCCGGCGGTCGGCGGACTCCCGCCGGACGAGGCGCTTGCGACCATCCGGGACACCGAGCCCTTCGAGCGCGGCTGGTACGCCGCGCCGGTCGGCTGGTTCGACGCCGCTGGCTACGGCTCCTTCGCCGTCGCCATTCGCTCGGCGGTCGCCCGCGGGGATGCCGCCACCCTGTTCGCCGGGGTCGGCATCGTGGCCGATTCCGACCCCGACCGCGAGTGGGACGAGGTCCAGCTCAAGTACCGGCCGATACTCGACGAACTCGAATGA
- a CDS encoding UPF0058 family protein, producing MHKDELLELHAKMVSIMEQFREMEAVDASAFDPYDELDVTPDDVHKSKSEHKHAVFVLGNALANVMSEDEFSDAGRIGKRMAELAEDAESKL from the coding sequence ATGCACAAGGACGAACTCCTCGAACTGCACGCGAAGATGGTATCGATAATGGAGCAGTTCCGCGAGATGGAGGCGGTCGACGCGTCGGCGTTCGATCCCTACGACGAACTCGACGTGACGCCGGACGATGTCCACAAGTCGAAAAGCGAGCACAAACACGCCGTCTTCGTCCTCGGGAACGCCCTGGCGAACGTGATGAGTGAAGACGAGTTCTCCGACGCCGGCCGCATCGGCAAGCGGATGGCGGAGCTGGCCGAGGACGCCGAGTCCAAGCTGTAG
- a CDS encoding ribbon-helix-helix domain-containing protein produces the protein MPKVQLTVPEHLEMQIAQLVEKGEFVNREEAIEELLSTGLRAYKTSGPMEDEDPGLEEDGMMGHDDEYVF, from the coding sequence ATGCCGAAGGTACAACTGACTGTCCCGGAACATCTCGAAATGCAGATCGCCCAGCTGGTGGAGAAAGGCGAGTTCGTAAACCGGGAAGAAGCCATCGAAGAACTGCTGTCGACCGGGCTCCGGGCGTACAAGACGAGCGGCCCCATGGAGGACGAGGACCCTGGACTCGAAGAGGACGGTATGATGGGGCACGACGACGAGTACGTCTTCTGA
- a CDS encoding molybdopterin-dependent oxidoreductase encodes MNDVTDLHAEFDGERLPPGQRETTRFPVLSKGGTPSVADDPTLDVYGAVGTELSLSIPDLEELGAEAQRQDFHCVTGWSRFDCEFYGLPFPRLADHAGVDGAVHVMFHAHDGYTTNLPLGECDRQEVLFAWELDGEPLAGEHGGPLRVVTPHKYAYKGAKWVSGVEFLTEPERGYWEKRGYSDTANPWEEERYA; translated from the coding sequence ATGAATGACGTGACGGACCTCCACGCGGAGTTCGATGGCGAACGGCTCCCGCCGGGCCAGCGGGAGACGACGCGATTCCCGGTGCTCTCGAAGGGCGGCACGCCGTCGGTGGCGGACGACCCCACGCTCGACGTCTACGGCGCCGTCGGGACGGAACTGTCGCTGTCGATCCCCGACCTCGAGGAACTGGGCGCCGAAGCCCAGCGGCAGGACTTCCACTGCGTCACCGGCTGGTCGCGCTTCGACTGCGAGTTCTACGGCCTCCCGTTTCCCCGGCTGGCCGACCACGCCGGCGTCGACGGCGCCGTCCACGTCATGTTCCACGCCCACGACGGCTACACGACGAACCTGCCGCTCGGGGAGTGCGACCGCCAGGAGGTACTCTTCGCCTGGGAACTGGACGGCGAACCGCTGGCCGGCGAACACGGTGGCCCGCTCCGGGTCGTCACGCCACACAAGTACGCCTACAAGGGCGCAAAGTGGGTCTCCGGCGTCGAGTTCCTGACCGAACCCGAACGCGGCTACTGGGAGAAGCGCGGCTACTCCGACACCGCCAACCCCTGGGAGGAGGAACGGTACGCCTAA
- a CDS encoding DUF7527 domain-containing protein, giving the protein MDAHTAMAEWETAPFEGGLDELARMGRRGFSGAVESGSDWLFLADGDAVAVVSDLEETPTPGDIDAFEDASGQTHEAPHPTAARLVPMLALEGDVRGEYFSDDTPIETVHETLAEGGFTGYVELAENVLSGDYYVVYEDGEADYVAYIGSTDRPVTGEEAESKTKNEVGIYSVVGVDLPAVELPDPPEPSDGAGAGGGAVETGVDAEPTAAGDAGSLDDAGESTGDAAPESESTSAPESATEPTSESGPEPEPADESEAGVGESDPVAGAEPEPESGDETPDEDRTVPSLDPERSGRASDADGETGADEADDDVEPAPGPDESADAADAAPATAATETTAEDDAGAVDDTALEEVRTELRRLREAHERLEGRVAALESGGGSAASADVRTDGPSLSPTEALSKTTLFVREGTRGGPTLQDAHDGRADREALAANVGLERHTRFEEAGATVDGEPFESFLESTQAYEFVEWLVTDLLFEIRLTGSEDAMAHLYDALPDVDRVFFEETVTVEDGGEHREVTFDVVVRDRNGEPLFVAALEESREPTSAGAVEPLVTDASDFCAANDSVAGAFAVTASYFEPGALELAREATTGSLLSRDRYRSFVTLTRKNGFHLCLVEARESSLHLALPEL; this is encoded by the coding sequence ATGGACGCCCACACCGCGATGGCCGAGTGGGAGACGGCGCCGTTCGAGGGCGGCCTCGACGAGCTGGCCCGGATGGGTCGGCGGGGCTTCAGCGGCGCCGTCGAGTCGGGGTCCGACTGGCTGTTCCTCGCCGACGGCGACGCGGTCGCCGTGGTCTCCGACCTCGAGGAGACGCCGACGCCCGGTGACATCGACGCCTTCGAGGACGCCAGCGGGCAGACACACGAGGCGCCCCATCCCACCGCGGCGAGACTCGTCCCGATGCTCGCCCTCGAGGGCGACGTTCGGGGCGAGTACTTCAGCGACGACACCCCCATCGAGACGGTCCACGAGACGCTCGCGGAGGGCGGCTTCACCGGCTACGTCGAACTGGCCGAGAACGTCCTCAGCGGCGACTACTACGTCGTCTACGAGGACGGCGAGGCCGACTACGTCGCCTACATCGGCTCGACCGACCGACCCGTGACCGGCGAGGAGGCCGAGTCCAAGACGAAAAACGAGGTCGGCATCTACAGCGTCGTCGGCGTCGACCTCCCGGCGGTCGAGCTTCCCGACCCGCCCGAACCGTCCGACGGCGCGGGGGCTGGGGGCGGTGCCGTCGAAACGGGCGTCGACGCCGAACCGACGGCGGCCGGCGACGCGGGGTCGCTCGACGACGCCGGGGAGTCGACCGGGGACGCCGCCCCGGAGTCGGAGTCGACGTCCGCCCCGGAGTCGGCGACCGAGCCGACATCGGAGTCGGGGCCGGAACCCGAACCGGCGGACGAATCCGAGGCCGGTGTCGGGGAGTCGGACCCAGTGGCCGGCGCCGAGCCGGAGCCCGAATCGGGCGATGAGACGCCTGACGAGGACCGAACGGTCCCGTCGCTGGACCCCGAGCGATCCGGTCGCGCGAGCGACGCCGACGGGGAGACCGGAGCCGACGAAGCCGACGACGACGTCGAGCCGGCGCCCGGACCGGACGAGTCGGCGGACGCGGCCGACGCCGCTCCGGCGACTGCCGCGACCGAGACGACCGCGGAAGACGACGCGGGCGCCGTGGACGACACCGCTCTCGAGGAGGTCCGCACGGAACTGCGACGCCTCCGGGAGGCCCACGAACGCCTCGAGGGCCGCGTCGCCGCCCTGGAGTCCGGGGGCGGTTCGGCGGCGTCGGCGGACGTGCGAACCGACGGCCCCTCGCTGTCGCCGACGGAGGCGCTCTCGAAGACGACGCTCTTCGTCCGGGAGGGGACCCGCGGCGGGCCGACGCTTCAGGACGCCCACGACGGCCGCGCCGACCGGGAGGCGCTGGCCGCCAACGTCGGACTGGAGCGACACACCCGTTTCGAGGAGGCGGGCGCGACGGTCGACGGCGAGCCCTTCGAGTCGTTCCTGGAGTCGACGCAGGCCTACGAGTTCGTCGAGTGGCTGGTGACCGACCTGCTGTTCGAGATCAGGCTGACCGGCTCCGAGGACGCGATGGCCCACCTCTACGACGCGCTTCCCGACGTCGACCGGGTGTTCTTCGAGGAGACCGTCACCGTCGAGGACGGCGGCGAGCACCGCGAGGTGACCTTCGACGTCGTCGTCCGCGACCGGAACGGCGAGCCGCTGTTCGTCGCCGCCCTCGAGGAGAGCCGCGAGCCGACGTCCGCCGGCGCCGTCGAGCCGCTGGTCACGGACGCGTCGGACTTCTGTGCGGCCAACGACTCGGTCGCCGGCGCCTTCGCCGTCACCGCGAGTTACTTCGAGCCCGGCGCCCTAGAGTTGGCCCGCGAGGCCACGACCGGCAGCCTCCTGAGCCGCGATCGGTACCGCAGCTTCGTCACTCTCACCCGAAAGAACGGCTTCCACCTCTGTCTTGTCGAGGCCCGCGAGTCGTCGCTACACCTCGCGCTGCCGGAACTGTAG